The genomic window TGCTACAGCGCAATGACGCCATCCCAGGCATCCACGTTCATCGCCCGGTATAACAACTACACGAGCATCATGATCGGTAAGAGTTGGGGCGGGCCGGGCATGGAGGGGAACAACTACTACTGGGGAATCTTACGGAACGAGCTGAACTGGGGGCTGGCCACTTACTATGAAAATCCCCAGGCTCAGACCTTTCTCAATGACGCTGTCGTGACACGCTGGCAAAAGGGACTACTCCCGTATTTCGCGGGGCCTGATCAAGGTGGCGTGGCCGAGGAAGGGTCGCAGTACGGGCGCTACATGCTACAATACTCTGTCGTGCCATTCACGACGGCAGGCCTAATGGGGCTGGACCTGCTGAGCCAGACGAACTGGTACAAGGAGGCCCTCTTCAATCAGATTTACAACACGTCACTGAGCCCCATCGATGGTGGCTACATCGGCTTCCCCTCCAATGACGACGAAGCCAGCTATGGCGAGCCACCTTCTGGCGATTCCAACAACGGCGATTTCATGACAATGCTCGCCAACGAGTGGCCTACCTCGAAGCTCGGCCAGTATGCCCGGCAGTGGCTGAACACGGTGAGTCCCGATCGGTCGTCTTACGTCGCGGCCACCGACGCAGGAGGGCCGGCGACATCCTTCACCGATCTCCCACTCGACTATTATGCCTCGGGACCGGGGTTCCTATACACCAAAAACACTTGGTCGCCCAGCGGCACCTCCATCCTCCTCCAGCTCGGCAATAGATCAAACGTTGGCCATATGCATCAGGATGCGGGAACGTTTCAGATCTACGCGGGGAATGAACAGCTCGCCCCCGAGCACACAGGGTATTCGGACACATTCAGCGATGGGTCCTCCTCCGAGGACACGATCGCGCATAATGGCATCGTGTACAATGGCCGCGGCGAGGCCTCAAACTATGCAATAGGTGGGGCCCAAATTTTAGCCGTCCAGAGCGATCCCAACTTTTCTTATGCGGCGGTCGACCTGTCCAACACCTACCAGGCGTCCGATTCGCGGTTCGACAACACCTATGCGGGGCACACCGTCCGTGAGTTCATCTTCATCAAGCCGCTCCAGACCCTGTTCGTCGTGGATCGGTTAGAGTCGAGCGCGGCTAATGTCACCAAATCGTTCCTGCTCCACATGCCCGCGAGCCCCACGATCGTCGATGCCAATCACGTGACGATGGTCAACGGCTCCCAGCAGTTGCGACTGACCACGTTGAACTCTGGGCATACCTACAAAGTGGTTGATGAGGGGACTGCGGGATCGTCTGGGGGGAGGTACCGTCTGCAGGATAGCACGAGCGGGAATCTGGACGACGTGATGCTCCATGCAATCCAGACGGGACCTGCCGGTGGACCGGCGGTCAACATCTCGATCGCGAGCCAGGATGCGAACACCTGGACCATCACCTTCACCTCGGCTAGCGGCGGCACCGCAACGCTGGTCTTGAATAAGGGGGTGTTCTCCCTAGGCGGTTCACTAGGGTACGCGACGACCGGGACACCTCAGTTGGCCCAGCTCTACGGAGGCATTCAGGGCATGACGGTGACCGACAACGGCCCCGTCTGGCAGTCCCTCGGCACCCGGTCCGTTCTCGCCTCAGCCGCCACCTCCGCGAGCGTCTCAGCCGAGTCTGCCGCTGTCAACCTAACGGCTCTTCCGACAGCCGCATCCGAGGTGTCGATCCTCAACCCGGTTCAGAGCGGCGCGGCTACCGCGGCAGTTGCGACCGGAGCTCGTAGCCAGACGGTGTCTTTCGTGCGAGGCACGCATGCCGCCGCAACCTCATCGGCCGGAGGCGTCGCCCGAGCAGGAAGCTCAGGCAGCCAATTTGACGGGGATGTAACCATCATGCCGGCGCTCTCCGAGTCGTTCCTTGACGAATTCGCCCGGCAGCTCATTGGGTCGAAAAAGAAACGCACGGGCCCGGGACGGTGAGAAAGACGGGTCTTTATGAGATCGACGTGCCGCCTTCCTCACTGGATATTCGACGATCTTGGAATGGAGCAGCCGCGTCTAGGCCATCCCCCGCGGGCCTTCACTTCCGCGGGGCCGGCCCTGGTGATCGGGGACGGTGGAGCGGGCGCGGGTACAGGACCCGCCGACGAAATCGCCGTCCTCCCTACTGGGGAGGGCGGCGAGGTAAGTACCGTCAGTGATCCAGCAGCGGCTACTGCTCGCGGCTGGATGCCATCCAACCGTCGCCGTAGGTCCGGCGGTTCGGCGTAGCCTCGACGGATCCCATGTATCTCGAGTCGTCCGTCGCACGCGAACTTGCATACGGACACTTCCGCCGACCGCGGCGCGGCGGCCCGTGGAAAGACGGCGTGTCCGAGCTCTATCAAACATCAATCGCCCGCACACCTTGGGCCTCACCCTCGACGTCGGCCGGACGGGTGGGCAGGAATGCCTCGTAGTGTGCCCCGTAGTTGCGGGCCATGACTTCCACGTCGAACCGCGACCGTACATGCTGGCGACCCGCCTCGCCGATCCGCGCAGCTTCAAGGGTATTGGTAAGCAGGCGGGACAAGGCGTCAGCCAAAGCCGTCTCTTCCCCGGACTCGAACAGAAGACCGGTCTGTCCGTCCACGATAAGCTTCGGGATGCCGCCGACATTTGAAGCAACGACTGGTAGACCGGCTGCCCATGCCTCCAGGATTGATAGAGGCATCCCTTCGGATCGGCTCGTGAGCGCGAAGACGTTCATGACGCCGAGAAATCGTTCGGGCTGCGATTGGTATCCCGCAAAGTGAACTCGATCGGAGATCTTCAGTTGATCGGCGAGGTGCTGGAGCCGCGGCCTCTCGGTTCCATCGCCAACCAAGAGGAGGTGAGGGGCGGGAGCGTGATCGGTGATCCGAGAGAAGCCGCGGATCAGCAAATCCTGGCTCTTGACTTCGTCCAATCGCCCCACGGTTCCTATCACGGCGACATCGGGTGGGATCTTGAGTTCCCTTCGCGACACCTCGGGGTCTCCTCCCCAAGAGAAGATCGAGGTGTCGATCCCGTTCGGCACCACAGCCACTTTGCGACCAGGGACGATGCAAGATGTCCTGACGGAGTCGGCAATATCCTCCGAGACGCAGAAAAATCGGTCAACATAAAAACCACCGATCGCCCAAAGCAGGCCGACCCGAGCCCGCCTTATCAAAGATCGCTGCCTGGCCATGCGGTTGCCGTGCTCGGTATGAACCACTACCGGGACCTTTTCCCTCCTGGCTGCGGGCCCGGCGTAGAGAAGCGCCCCAACCTGATGGGTATGAACGACGTCGGGTTTCAGTCTGTGCAGAAACTCGCGAATGCGACCGACCGATCCATAATTCAGACCGGGCGGCTTCTCGGCGCAGAGGATCGGGGCACCGAGGGCGTCGACCTGGCTGGCGAGCATGCCAGGCTTTTCCACGCAGATCACCGACGGCTCTTGGCCCAGGACCCCGCCCATTCGAACGAGATTGACGACGATTCGCTCGAGCCCCCCGACGTCGAGGGAGAGCACGACATGAGCGACTCGTAGGCGCCTCGGCGGGCCGCCCCTGAAAGGCAACGCAGTATCCTGCCGCGCAGAGTTCGCGTCGATTCCGTCCAGCATGATGAACTTATTTCTCGCCTCGTGCGACCCGGAATAGGAATGATACCGCTCCGCTCTTCGCGACGATCCACCAACCCCCGATCGCGAAGGGCTTACGGCGAAGGCGAGCTACGGCATATCTGAGAGCGTCGCGCGGTTTCCCTTGTATCAGCAAGTTGCCGGCCCATCTGCCGAAGGTCTGGGCCTCCCACTTGCGAAGCCCTTTCGGCCCCAGAAGACCAGCGTGCCGGCGAACCACCCGGAGCATGTTGCCGCAGTCGACGTCGATGCTGGATCGTGACAGCGAGCCGGGTTCCAAGACCAAGGTCGCCATCGGGCAGGCGTCGAAGTAGACCGGCTTCCTGTTGATCAACCGGACCCAGAGATCCCGATCTTCGGCCGGCTCAAGGCCTGAAACAAATCGCTCGTCTCCGAGCGACGAGCGGCGCACGAGGACCGTTCCGGTCCATATCCTCGTCGCGAGTTCGAAGGAGCTCTCGCCGCTAACGATCAAGACCCGCCCGAGGTCGCGAGGGGCGATCTCCGGGTACGGGCCCGTCCGCCCACCGTCGGGGGTCTCGCAGTGATATCGGCTGGCCACCAGCGCGACCTCCGGATGAGCTCGGAGGACTTCGAGCTGCCGATCGAGCTTGCAGGGCTCCCAGTAGTCGTCGGCGTCGAGGAACGCGATCAGCTCGCCCTGCGCCTTCTCGATGCCCAGATTGCGGGCGCTGGCCGCCCCGCCGTTGCTCTTGCGAATCAGCGTGATGCGGCCCGCAGGGAAGGTCGACAGGGCCGCGTTGAGGTCGTCGGGGCTTCCGTCATCGATGACGAGGATCTCATCGGGAGGGCGTGTCTGCGCCAGCAGGCTCTTGATCGGTCTGTGGATCGTTCGCGCCGCGCGGTAGGCCGGGATGATGACAGTTACAGTCAGTTCGCTCACGTTCCACTCCCACGTCCGTAATCGGGTCGTGCATTCGGCCAGTCGAGGCCGTCGATGGGCTGGTGAAAGGCCTCGTCGAGCCCAGCAGCCGGAGGCAGAGCAACGTGCGTGCCACGTTCTTACGCCAGGGATTTGGCATTATCGCGACGCGGGGGCGTGCCACACAAGTGTCGCCAGTCTTTCCATACGAGTTGATAATCCCGCGCCCCCGCAACATCTCCCTGCCAGCCG from Aquisphaera giovannonii includes these protein-coding regions:
- a CDS encoding glycosyltransferase — encoded protein: MLSLDVGGLERIVVNLVRMGGVLGQEPSVICVEKPGMLASQVDALGAPILCAEKPPGLNYGSVGRIREFLHRLKPDVVHTHQVGALLYAGPAARREKVPVVVHTEHGNRMARQRSLIRRARVGLLWAIGGFYVDRFFCVSEDIADSVRTSCIVPGRKVAVVPNGIDTSIFSWGGDPEVSRRELKIPPDVAVIGTVGRLDEVKSQDLLIRGFSRITDHAPAPHLLLVGDGTERPRLQHLADQLKISDRVHFAGYQSQPERFLGVMNVFALTSRSEGMPLSILEAWAAGLPVVASNVGGIPKLIVDGQTGLLFESGEETALADALSRLLTNTLEAARIGEAGRQHVRSRFDVEVMARNYGAHYEAFLPTRPADVEGEAQGVRAIDV
- a CDS encoding glycosyltransferase family 2 protein encodes the protein MSELTVTVIIPAYRAARTIHRPIKSLLAQTRPPDEILVIDDGSPDDLNAALSTFPAGRITLIRKSNGGAASARNLGIEKAQGELIAFLDADDYWEPCKLDRQLEVLRAHPEVALVASRYHCETPDGGRTGPYPEIAPRDLGRVLIVSGESSFELATRIWTGTVLVRRSSLGDERFVSGLEPAEDRDLWVRLINRKPVYFDACPMATLVLEPGSLSRSSIDVDCGNMLRVVRRHAGLLGPKGLRKWEAQTFGRWAGNLLIQGKPRDALRYAVARLRRKPFAIGGWWIVAKSGAVSFLFRVARGEK